In Planococcus citri chromosome 4, ihPlaCitr1.1, whole genome shotgun sequence, the genomic window aacgaaatgtatctaaataaagagaaaattttttaattaatgattcatataatatgaattttaaaatgcgtTAACGAGCCATGTCGGACGTTACTCAAATTGTCAATGATCAACGAAACGTTAACGAAACTGCGAAAAGTTTCGATTCTGTTGAATCGGTAAGAGTGTCATGCCAGTgtaataattatgtatatttaaataggtacctatttatacgtCTGTTTTTGAAATGGTACAAGAAATATctgtatatttttgtttaaaaaaaaaaaaaaaaaaaaaatacaggacactatacaaataaattttgaaacctcGCGAAATCtcacaaacttcaaaaattttcaaaaataaacaaggTATcaagaacgtaaaaaaaaaacgaattattctgaagattttgagaaaaaaaggctACTTTGTTTCATTCTATGAAATTCTACATATAAATTATAGAGGATTCaaccaaatctagactaacccctcgaaactgggcgtaaaaatcctggcaattatacacgcccagtataaaaaaatgtcaaaaaaaaaaaaaaaaaagtcgacatTAAAACGTATGATTCTTTCATTGATAGAATATCATAcgtgtctaaaaaaaaaaagtactaaaataatataaaaactcaaaaaaaagcaccagatcaataaaaatttctgaaaaaaaaaatgattttcattacCTTCGGTGAATTGCATGAAACTATGTCAAAACAAGCTGTTGAAACCCTCCCCCCTGTTTTCCAGATGTTGAGGACATTACCTGCTAACAGTTTTTTCAGGATAAATAGAGGAGAGGAATCAATAATTCCATGGGGTATGTAATGTACTCAACCCTCCCACCCCACCCCCGTAGtattcaaaaagttcaatttttggcttaagTGCTATAAAATGCAATTCAGAAACAacagttttataaaaaattttgccattATTTACTTTAGCATCTTCCTCTCTCCTCAATTTAGGgctttaaaaatcgaaatctgcTTTCGGAGTTGAAAAGACAAAGTCTTATATCGCTTAAATTTAACATTTGCAACTTGAAAACATTCGCTAtctcaaaagttttcaaatctgaatttatctgaatttcaatttttttctcaagtacctatatacttagGTAAAGTTTTATAAATCGATATTAAAATCTTATCataaaagtatgatttttttcaattttcttccctcaaaaaagtttgaaaaatgagaaattgaagtacctaattttaatacctacttcagTGAAGTTAcaatcaccaattttttttgtaaaactgattttttttcctagaaaTTCAGAACAAAAAATCCGTTGCAAGTTTCtgacatttcatcattttgagctTAATTTCAACCAATACCAAATTTTtaaggagtaaaaaaatcatgttttggaaaaattagacTTGATGagatgaaatgtgaaaaaaactcaaaacaggcaaaattgctttcaaaaaaagttggaaaaatgccgtttgaaaaaaaaaagaaaattgaacgaaaacattttcaaaatttcattcaacaaaattcacagcaaaaaaaatgaaaaaagtcatcattatttataaaaatgtttatgaTACTTCGTTTTTggtctgaaaatttgaaagaaaaatgtaggaaaaataattttcatgtttttttaaaaaaaagaaatttaaaacgaaaaatctgTTACATTGAAGTGTTGCGAATTTTGTGCACATTTTTGACGTTTTATCACTTTGAGAATAATTTCAACTAATACCATCATTtttaaagagtaaaaaaaatatgttttggaaaaattagacTTGATGagataaaatgtgaaaaaaattcaaaacaggcaaaattgttttcaaaaaaacttggaaaatgccgtttgaaaaaaaagaaaattgaacgaaaacattttcaaaatttcattcaacaaaattcacagcaaaaaaattgaaaaaagtcatcattATAAATGTTTATGATACTTCGTTTTTGGTCTGGAAAATTTGTAAGAGAAGATAGAAAAAATAACTCACATTGATGTTACAAGAATTTgggaaagtttttgaaatttaatcaaaacttcaatcaaaagtattttagctcggtttttttttacaaacaaaataaatgcAGAAGGTTCAAATTATCTATTTAtctactctaaaaaaaaaaaaatgaaattaaatgaacattttcatttgatgaaacttgttgaaaataatttcaaaaaataatttcgattgATTGATTGGTGGGTTGGTTGGATGGTTTGTGTGTTggtttattttacgaaaaatcgaTAAATAGATAATTTGAACCTTCTgcatttattttgtttgtaaaaaaaaaccgagCTAAAGTACTTTTGATTGaagttttgattaaatttcaaaaacgttccCAAATTCTTGTAACATCAATGTGAGTTACTATAAAATTGTCATCAGAGAAGTCattttttgagttatttttctcgaattccAAGAAAGTAAGGGTCTCGAGTGGGCTGAATTGAATCTATTAAACATTTCAATCCATCCTCTCCTCTTCCCACCCATAAAAGTGAGAGGATCTAGATACTTATAgcttaaaaactgaaaaaaatatggtggtAAGTAAATGCTATTTCCATTTATTGAATcacaattttggttaaaaatgaaagaattcacTCTCCAGCCCTCATCGATAAAACAGAGTTTCGAACCCGAAACCGAAACTCGAACCAGAACCTTTTCAAACATCGTTATTTTTCATACGagtataaataggtatttcGGCCCAAAACAAAACTGACgctaaaattgtacctattttaaaaacaagaaaCATAAATCTAAACTTTTATTATCTCGATGGGTTTCTTGCTTAGagttaggtacatacatacttatgtactttGGCACTTTGAGGTACCCActgtattttcatcaaatttttcattgattagtTAAGCCTGttgcattttttccaagtatttttgtgaagtttctgTTGAAAagttcgttttattttatttttttcctttcaagtaATGAGATAATTTACCTGAAACCGGCACTGAACTAGCACGAGGCCTCCGTTTTTATAGCCCTAGACCAAAATTTAAACATAaacctgaattttgatgaatttgcaGTCTTGCTCAAGTGCTCAGTGAAGtatgaaaaccaaaaaactccaaaaaattgcattcattaaaaatttcttgaacTTGGATAAATCATACACATTATTTTTACAGAcattaaaagcaatttttttggatttttttttagttttttaaaattttttcggaCTGGAagatggtttttaatttttgtaaatccaAGCGTgatttaaattctttttttttcaattaaaaatgtaataaaaataatttatttttcaaaatttcaaagcagtaaattctTACTACGTGTAGGGATTTGAGGTcggaattgtaaaaaaattcgctAGTTTGGCCACGACCAACTCCTATcagttcaaaattcgaaaaaaaaaaatgcaaaaacgatTCACCCCAATGGCCactgaaaagtttcatttttactaaaaaaaacagtaaatgCTTCAGGTTCTCtctctctcatttttttaaaaaaggacaaATGACACCCCTCCTCTCACACCCaccaaaacgaaaaaagaaaacaacccCTCTCCCTTACACCTCgatcaaacatttcaaaagctATCAACCTCGTATAATATTCTGCCACCTGATTTTCTTAATCATGTTTACTTTTTAcaacgtgaaaaaataatataaaaaatttttacaactctAACAACTCGTGTAaacatgaaagaaaataaaacggCGTAAAAATTCTAGCGCGTtgatacctattgaaaattaaCACCGGCACGCGAGAAGGAAAACGATAAgaccacaaaaaaaatggtaaaatctTCCTTTGTAAAAGAGAGAGAGACTCGTAAAGAGAGAGGGATAGGCGAAGGGAATGAAATGTCTATGCACATAAGTTAAATTCCATGGCATTGGTCGTGTTCGCATGATACATTAGAATAAAATTGTTAATGCGGGACGGGAGGAAGGTAAGGTAATAAATAGAGAGTAATTTATGTTTACTCTTTTGTCCTTATGATTGACGTTTATTCGGCAAACTCagctaggtaggtatggtatagCTTGCGAAGGTATTCTATGGgcgaaaaacaaaataaacattagGGTACGCTACAGTGTTTGGTACGACGGAAATATATCATGTGAAAAGAATATCTACACTTTCGTGATTCGTTCGGCTGTTGGCGAAGAGGTATCTACGAACACTGGTGCTTTTACACAATATagggtggaaaatttcaattcgtgaTACTCTCTTTACTGTAGCTAAACTTGAGAAAAACATTGGcaatgtaggtacgagtactaatgaaaggaaattttaagCTTAATTTCGTTTAGTTGGAAACTTTGTTAATTAACTCGTGGTTGGGCGAGGCAAAAAACCCAAATAGCTATAAGGTACCATTTATATAGAGAGAAGAGCTAGGCAACACCGATGCATTAATTTagtaatttaccatttttaaacTCTATACATACAACAGGTACACAACAGAGGCAGACCACCAATACCCAGCAACGAACGTCAATTCGTACCTCAAGATCCGATCAATCCAGCAGCTCGTTTCAGACCGGGAGATTTAAAccaatttcaactttggaggCAACCTCCTCCTACAGGTAGACCACCTTTGGCTTACCCGCCACCGAATAGATTCGCTTCGAGGAATGCCAACGAACCTCGACCGTTTCCTCCTCGTAATCCAATACCTCCTTTGAGGACTCAAGAGTTCCAAAACAGGAGATCGTTCGAGAAACCCGAACGTGCTTACGATATCGACCTGAGCCCTGTGGAGAGTCGTCTTCGACCGAATTCACCTTGGCAAAGGGTCAAGGAACGTTTACCTTTACAAAGTGCCAATCACCAGAGCGATATGGAGTCGACTCAGATGAAAATAAACGCTTTCGAGGATGCGATGAATCGCGAAATGAATAAAGACAGGATACCTCCGCCGTTTAGAAGAGACTCTATAGTCAATGCTGACTCTAGACTAAAACCACAGTCCGAAAAAAGGTTCTCCGACGAGGATGAATCGTTTCGTAAAAACCGTCCCGGTGATTTACCTATCAATCAATCGAACGATTTACGTAAACCGTCGATGGTACCGGGTGAATTTGCCAGACGAGAAGGTGCAGGCCCTGATCCGAGACTATTTGATGCGAATTCTCAGCATCGTCCTAGTTTAACGCAGCTTCAAATGAACGAGACGAATTACATCAATGATCGAGGCCAGCAAAACGCACCTCCGAAAACTAGACCTTTACAAGCGGTTCCCGAGTATGAAAATCGTAATTATATCAATCGAAATGACGAAGAAAGGCTTCGAGAAGATCAGAATCGTAATCATAGGCAAGATAGTTACGGCAGAGACTACAGAAAGCTCGGCGATTTCGAGAATATCAATAAGGAGAACAGGAAATTCTCGAATAGATCCGAAGATGAGTTATCAGATGAGACCAGAGTCTTGACGAGGAAATATTCGCAGAGGTCTTTTGATAACGGACGTGAAAATTACAACAATCGATTCGATGGAGATAATATGAATTACGATTCTGTCAGAGGGAAGAATGAAGTGGCTTTTAATAGAATTGGTAAATTATGTTCACTTTAAAAAGCACTGATCGGTTAATTTTAGAAGTCACAATTTTAggttaaatttacaaaaattgagttattttcgggtcattccacgtcaattggaccaagaagtggtaggggggttcggcgatttttttgaaatttttcctctggaaagacctttcgaagggatgactaatggcgaattttgatttttatgtgagcagttcatttcatcgagtgagagggttttttcaactttttcaacagatacgtaaaaataggggtcaaatgggccaacttcacctatcaaaactttttttcatgtttcaaatcaaaaaatcgcattttttcgcaaactttgaattttttaaaatcaattttacgaaataatgccagcctaattttttaatgtgttgttcagcatgacaagttgtccataatatatttttttcagaatttttgagagtcggaacgatatgaaaactacgttttgaagctttttgagctaattttttgtacaaaaaggtggcaacactgatttttatgatatcaccaaaaagcctttcaaaacccttaaccatgggaaaatgttccattttggtaggtatcgcggttatcgagtaattcactgatgaaattgatgatattttaggttcactaaaaactttgacaccccctggctgccgttaaaaatgggctagagggctgcgatttgcgccattggtcatcccttcggaaggtctttccacagcaaaaatttcaaaaaaatcgccgaacacccctaccacttcttggtccaattgacgtggaatggccctttCTGGTCATCACACGTGATTGAAATGAAAGTCTAAAAAGAGGGTCAttattccagaaaatttttgcactaaaatacatattttttattttaaaatcggAAGATCCATTTTGGAAGACGAATTGCTTCGTACTCCCGCCCCCCTTCTCGTATCTCATTTCAGTTTTGGTCTTTTTCATACCCAGATAGAAATTGTCTTTGTGAGGTTGCTCAATGTAATGGGCCTTTAATTGTTTCTAGAAATGCGAGTCATTTTCTTCGTAGGACCTCTCTTTCttttgaaactcatttttttgaaatacagtcCTCACCACAAAGATCTTTCCTCCCAGAATCCTTCAAATCAAACCCCACGTCTCCTCCCTTTCTTTCGATAAAACAATCCTAATATTCTGCAAAAGGGAAAGTTCGCGTTCTACATCTTTCTTCATCTGTATTTTTGCACAAGGGTCTttgttttcctcaaaaattgatttttgagatgatgaaattcaaaaaaaacttgaacttttCCATCACAATagactgatttttgaaaaaataaaggggtcctacgaaaaaaattatgagaaacaatatttttgagaataaaatgtTTCGCTGAAAAGTAATCAACCTTGTTCTGGAAATTCTgtgattattttgaacaaaaattagaaTGCTCGACTTTATTGAATCAGAATGATTTTATTTCCATTGATTGATCTTTTCGATGGTCACTTTTTCAggccaataaattttcaagctcATCTGAAGCTGAAGCAATTTGATTATAATACCTccaattaaaataataatttcgttcaacaataaatttgaatctgcgtacaaaatcatcaaatcaaTCGAGTTCTGTAAATTTACTGAGGACTCTTTCAGTTATGCAAAAGGAACCTTTACAATGAATTCAACTCTGGGCCCTTTAAGCATcattttttggagagggggagcttttttggaacattattgaaaaaaaacataaaatgatcGAGTTAGAAGGACTTTACAGAGACGACGATCGATATTTTCAAGCCCACAAATTTCATTCTacaatttggtaaattgaacgaaatttggacaaattttggtaattttttcaacgtcaaaacctatttttttttcaaatgctgcaattataaattttctagaatttatctttttggtgaattgctgacgatttaaaattttaaaaatgtaaagaatgaaaaaatttacttctaacgccaaaaatgaatttgtactTCTCGAATCATGAGTTTTTGAAGGTTTTCACCAACTTTCCGCTCAAATCAATTTGCTCCCCTGCCctctcccccccaaaaaaacagttgttcaaatttgaaaggTGTTGAAACCAGAAAAATCGTGACGTTGATTTACTTtataattcataaattttctaaagcttttcctcctcgcgaacgaattttcaacaattttcaagacaaaaaaaaataaatgagaacTTCAGGAATGAAACCAAATCAGtagaaaactttcaattttcgcTATCAAACTCATGATTTTTAAGcattcaaaattacctattcgGAATttctaaacccccccccccacctctcactgttaaaaaccatccttattttttcaaagccaaaaaaactcaaacagctaaaagtttcaaaacttttcttttgaaaatttaaaaaaaaaaatccaccaacagttagaattatgaaattttgttggaatttcaaaaGTGTGAGACattttctgattaaaaaaaatcaaaacaaaattatttttgtaatgacTAAGACCCTCCAAAACACATTCATTATTCAATCATTCCCCAACTCATCGAATACGAATACTCGACGAtgattttcaacataaaaatgaaaaatcataactttACGTAAGACATTTTCTGAAAGATTACTCATATCCTCCGtaca contains:
- the LOC135844667 gene encoding uncharacterized protein LOC135844667 → MSDVTQIVNDQRNVNETAKSFDSVESVHNRGRPPIPSNERQFVPQDPINPAARFRPGDLNQFQLWRQPPPTGRPPLAYPPPNRFASRNANEPRPFPPRNPIPPLRTQEFQNRRSFEKPERAYDIDLSPVESRLRPNSPWQRVKERLPLQSANHQSDMESTQMKINAFEDAMNREMNKDRIPPPFRRDSIVNADSRLKPQSEKRFSDEDESFRKNRPGDLPINQSNDLRKPSMVPGEFARREGAGPDPRLFDANSQHRPSLTQLQMNETNYINDRGQQNAPPKTRPLQAVPEYENRNYINRNDEERLREDQNRNHRQDSYGRDYRKLGDFENINKENRKFSNRSEDELSDETRVLTRKYSQRSFDNGRENYNNRFDGDNMNYDSVRGKNEVAFNRIGKLCSL